The Acidobacteriota bacterium nucleotide sequence GGTCCCCAGCGGTTCTGCATGTGTCCCACCACCTTGCGCTCGAGCCAGACGGCGTAGGCGACGGAAGTAAGCAAGATAAAGATCACCACCACGCTCTTGAGCGCGCTGATGAGCACGAATTGGGTCCAGGTCGGCATGCGGTCTTGACTGCAGGCTCTAGTCTGCTGCGGCGCCGGCAGGCGCTTTGCGGCGGTTCTCCACCACAGAATTCAATGTGTGCGAATAACGGCCCAGGGTGCCCGAGGTGAAGAGCGTGTCGTTCGAAGGACGGACTAACTCCGGATTCGCGGCCGTGCCGCCGTGTCCGCCGGTAAGCGCGTGCGTCGCGACCTCGATGCCGCCGAAGAGCTCGGCGCGCGCGACCTGGTAGCCGGGAACGATGCGCTGGATCTCGTCGAAAAGCGCGGCCGGATCGAAGGGGCTGAGCTTGGGCTCGAGATTCTGTGCCTTCAGCCAGACGTAGTGGCGGTCGGCTTCGCCGGACTGCGCGCCGCGAGATTGCCCCATGTCGGCGCGGACGCCCTCCTTGCCGAAGGGCACGAGCTTGCGGATGTCGAAGCCCATGCGCTCGGCGATGCGGACAATGATCTCGAAGTCGGGCTTGACGCCGGCAAGGTCGCCCGCCTTCTGTACCTGTTGCAGGTCGCCGGCGGTGTTGGTGAAAGTGCCGGACTTTTCATACGCACACGCCGCGGGAAGAACCACATCGGCAATGGCGGCGGTGTCGGTGAGGAACATGTCCTGCACCACGAGGAACGGCTTGGTGAGCACGAAGGGATCGAAGTCGAAGCGCGCGACCGGATTCGAGCCCACGACGTAAAGCGCCTTCAGTTTGCCGTCCGCAGCGGCCTTGGTCATCTGCGCGAGGTTCATGCCGGGCTGCGCCGGCAGCGCCGCGGACCACTCCCGCGCAAAGTGCTCGGCGCGCGCGGCGGAGGTGTAGCCGGACAGCAGGTCGGGATAAAGGCCCATGTCGGCTGCGCCGCGCGAGTTGGCGTAGTCGGCGAGCGCGAGCAGACGCGCTT carries:
- a CDS encoding NADH-quinone oxidoreductase subunit H, encoding MPTWTQFVLISALKSVVVIFILLTSVAYAVWLERKVVGHMQNRWGP